The following are from one region of the Denitrobacterium detoxificans genome:
- the fabZ gene encoding 3-hydroxyacyl-ACP dehydratase FabZ: MDITFPADASVVKSVLPHREPFVWVSRVLECTPCEHVVAELDVDPELELFKGHFPTHPVLPGVILMEALAQAASFCVLAGRGIEGTVGFLTGIDKAKFRRQVLPGETVRLEGTIVKAGSRMVVAEVVATVDGEVCAQATQKYVLATAQQA, translated from the coding sequence ATGGATATCACCTTTCCCGCAGATGCGTCTGTAGTCAAGAGCGTACTGCCGCATCGCGAGCCGTTCGTGTGGGTTAGCCGCGTACTCGAATGCACGCCGTGCGAGCATGTGGTCGCCGAGCTGGATGTCGACCCCGAACTCGAGCTGTTCAAGGGGCATTTCCCCACGCATCCCGTGCTGCCGGGCGTCATCCTCATGGAGGCCCTGGCGCAGGCTGCGTCGTTCTGCGTGCTGGCTGGCCGTGGCATCGAGGGCACTGTGGGCTTTCTCACGGGCATTGACAAGGCCAAGTTCCGCCGTCAGGTGCTGCCGGGTGAAACGGTGCGCCTAGAAGGCACGATCGTAAAGGCTGGCTCTCGCATGGTGGTGGCCGAGGTCGTTGCCACCGTCGATGGGGAAGTGTGCGCCCAGGCCACGCAGAAGTACGTGCTTGCCACTGCTCAGCAGGCGTAA
- a CDS encoding acetyl-CoA carboxylase carboxyltransferase subunit alpha, with product MENYYTYGRSSVASNADAADACKVLYRLDRITEEAPATIPVALVMTHGKDARTVLQDVASAGMQPCAVYTEDHKAASYLRFAEKRVCLGEKYSDELFSNAYAVLGAALEAEAQVILLCEEALPLATVDAFLARAKRHGISVYATEDVTANLLGWKLCETERDFVEDEHWCTCRNCKLTFAESSLAKSYYTCPSCGTYYRLSSTQRINDLLDMDSFEEWNATCTETDPLDFPGYQEKLEKQREKTGLDEAVRTGSGRIAGLPCAIGVMEAGFFMGSMGSVVGDKVSKLFDRATEEGLPVIVFCASGGARMQEGLVSLMQMAKVSCAVERHSRAGLLYISIITDPTTGGVTASFATQGDIILAEPHALIGFAGKRVIQDTIRQELPKGFQTAEFALEHGLIDAIVPRDELRRTLAQLLAMHRATTSSVEPGTPTEILTYGSVKDALETGRNSYNHVTYGRVPVTEIEEPEPGFFDALRKKLGIPELQEALGARDAVAFSDGVPLYKEPSPVADATLSSEEPNAAWKSVQLARNTHRPTAIYYIRNMIDGFIELHGDRAFGDDGAIVGGIGWLGGQVVTVIAEEKGENLKERIARNFGCPQPEGYRKSLRLMRQAEKFGRPIICLVDTQGAFCGAEAEERGQGNAIAENLQAMAGLRVPVVSVLLGEGGSGGALALAVSNRVAMQEHAVYSVLSPEGFASILWKDRSRAAEAAAVMRMNANQVYDMGIIDAVLAEGDAPAHENPEQAARELRHYLKRSLNDLADLTPDELVAQRQERFAKF from the coding sequence ATGGAGAACTACTATACCTATGGGCGATCATCGGTCGCTTCCAATGCCGATGCCGCAGATGCGTGCAAGGTGCTCTATCGCCTGGACCGCATTACGGAAGAGGCGCCTGCGACGATTCCCGTCGCCCTGGTCATGACGCATGGGAAGGATGCGCGTACGGTGCTGCAGGACGTGGCTTCCGCCGGTATGCAGCCTTGCGCCGTGTACACCGAAGACCATAAGGCGGCTTCGTACCTTCGCTTCGCCGAAAAGCGCGTATGTCTGGGCGAGAAGTACTCCGACGAGCTCTTCTCGAACGCCTACGCCGTCTTGGGCGCAGCGCTTGAAGCTGAAGCTCAGGTCATCTTGCTGTGCGAGGAAGCCCTGCCTCTCGCCACGGTCGACGCCTTCCTGGCGCGTGCGAAGCGTCACGGCATCAGCGTCTACGCCACCGAAGACGTGACGGCCAACTTGCTGGGCTGGAAGCTTTGCGAGACCGAGCGCGATTTCGTGGAAGACGAGCATTGGTGCACGTGCCGCAACTGCAAGCTCACGTTCGCGGAGTCTTCGCTGGCGAAGAGCTATTACACGTGCCCCTCGTGCGGAACGTACTACCGCCTTTCCTCCACGCAGCGCATCAACGACCTGCTCGACATGGATAGCTTCGAGGAGTGGAATGCCACCTGCACGGAAACCGACCCGCTCGATTTCCCCGGCTATCAGGAGAAGCTGGAAAAGCAGCGCGAGAAGACGGGCCTCGACGAAGCCGTGCGTACGGGCAGTGGCCGCATTGCTGGTCTTCCGTGCGCCATTGGCGTCATGGAGGCGGGTTTCTTCATGGGCTCCATGGGCTCGGTCGTGGGCGACAAGGTATCGAAGCTCTTTGATCGCGCTACCGAAGAGGGGCTTCCCGTTATCGTGTTCTGCGCCAGCGGCGGTGCCCGCATGCAGGAGGGTCTGGTGTCGCTGATGCAAATGGCCAAGGTCAGCTGCGCGGTGGAACGCCATTCGCGTGCCGGTTTGCTCTACATTTCCATCATCACCGATCCCACTACGGGTGGCGTGACGGCTTCGTTTGCAACGCAGGGCGATATCATTCTTGCCGAGCCTCATGCCCTCATCGGCTTCGCTGGCAAGCGCGTTATCCAGGACACCATTCGCCAGGAGCTTCCGAAGGGCTTCCAGACGGCCGAATTCGCGCTGGAGCATGGCCTTATCGATGCCATCGTCCCGCGTGATGAGCTGCGTCGCACGTTGGCCCAGTTGCTGGCCATGCATCGTGCAACCACCAGCTCGGTGGAGCCTGGCACGCCCACGGAGATCCTTACGTATGGCAGCGTGAAGGACGCGCTGGAGACGGGTCGTAATTCGTATAACCACGTTACCTACGGCCGCGTTCCCGTAACCGAAATCGAGGAGCCCGAACCTGGGTTCTTCGATGCCCTTCGCAAGAAGCTGGGCATTCCCGAATTGCAGGAGGCGCTGGGTGCGCGCGATGCCGTGGCGTTTTCCGATGGCGTGCCCCTGTACAAGGAGCCGAGCCCGGTGGCCGATGCCACGTTGTCGAGCGAAGAGCCGAATGCCGCTTGGAAGAGCGTTCAGCTTGCCAGGAACACGCATCGTCCCACCGCCATTTACTACATCCGCAACATGATCGATGGCTTCATCGAGCTGCACGGCGACCGTGCCTTTGGCGACGACGGCGCCATCGTGGGTGGCATTGGCTGGCTGGGTGGCCAGGTCGTGACCGTTATCGCCGAGGAAAAGGGCGAGAACCTGAAGGAACGCATCGCGCGTAACTTCGGCTGCCCGCAGCCCGAGGGCTACCGAAAGAGCCTGCGCCTTATGCGCCAGGCCGAGAAGTTCGGGCGTCCCATCATCTGCCTGGTTGATACCCAGGGCGCGTTCTGCGGTGCGGAAGCCGAGGAGCGTGGCCAGGGCAACGCCATCGCCGAGAACCTGCAGGCCATGGCTGGCTTGCGCGTTCCCGTGGTGAGCGTGCTGCTGGGCGAGGGTGGTTCCGGTGGCGCGTTGGCGCTGGCGGTTTCGAATCGCGTGGCCATGCAGGAGCATGCGGTGTATTCGGTGCTTTCGCCTGAAGGCTTCGCGTCCATCCTGTGGAAGGATCGCTCGCGCGCTGCGGAAGCCGCCGCGGTTATGCGCATGAACGCGAACCAGGTTTACGATATGGGAATCATCGATGCGGTGCTTGCCGAAGGCGATGCCCCGGCGCATGAAAATCCCGAGCAAGCTGCACGTGAGCTGCGGCATTACTTGAAACGCAGCCTGAACGACCTCGCCGATCTTACCCCCGACGAGCTCGTAGCGCAGCGACAGGAGCGTTTCGCGAAATTCTAG
- the thrH gene encoding bifunctional phosphoserine phosphatase/homoserine phosphotransferase ThrH — MHVVCLDLEGVLVPEIWQEFAKAREIPALMKTTRDEPDYDKLMAYRIDILREAGLGLADIQETISGMDPLPGAAEFLDELRSIAQVIIVSDTFDQFAQPLMRKLGWPTIFCNTLQVDEAGMLCGHVMRVQDSKRTTVRALQSCGFETLASGDSYNDLGMIEASKAGWLFCAPESIKAEHPEIPALETYDELLAAIREQLA; from the coding sequence ATGCATGTTGTCTGCCTCGACCTTGAAGGCGTGCTCGTGCCCGAAATCTGGCAGGAATTCGCCAAGGCGCGCGAAATCCCCGCGCTCATGAAGACCACGCGTGACGAGCCCGATTACGATAAGCTCATGGCCTATCGCATCGACATCCTGCGCGAGGCAGGCCTGGGCCTGGCTGATATCCAGGAGACCATTAGCGGAATGGATCCGCTTCCCGGTGCTGCCGAATTCCTGGACGAGCTGCGCTCCATCGCGCAGGTCATCATTGTGAGCGATACGTTCGACCAGTTCGCGCAGCCGCTTATGCGCAAGCTTGGCTGGCCTACCATCTTCTGCAACACGCTGCAGGTAGACGAGGCGGGCATGCTGTGCGGCCATGTTATGCGCGTGCAGGATTCCAAGCGCACCACGGTACGTGCGCTGCAGAGCTGCGGCTTCGAAACGCTTGCCAGCGGTGATAGCTATAACGACCTGGGTATGATCGAGGCGAGCAAGGCGGGTTGGCTGTTCTGCGCCCCCGAAAGCATCAAGGCCGAGCACCCCGAGATTCCCGCGCTGGAAACGTATGACGAGCTCCTGGCCGCCATTCGCGAGCAGCTGGCGTAG
- a CDS encoding GGDEF domain-containing protein, whose protein sequence is MTLEEFNHYGYSRRIFRETLRDVSINNFNAGYHLNTWFLAIMAALTLFSGIGVFPTAFFPVYAFFAALSVVCEVASLRIRKFDLETMGDDGNRIIRTLSHGIMTNLLAFGVAASVVDPAMVATSFLVIMVIVAIVFMETMVIMSFRLALFGSILVISSFVTKEPVFAAGDAVNVIIFLAGALILHFMFQREKMERFITARMLEESRRELKVQSTFDSLTGMLNRPAFYELASSILRDAQNERVAFLAFDLDDFKNVNDSFGHKRGDATLAAVSAAFREEIGMNEESWDFMNQTLNDGSNFAARLGGDEFIIAARGLSNENAAHEMAQRIIDRIGLICVDWESGLYVSASVGIAMSLGGRPTTVDELCQLADERLYKDKRNNLR, encoded by the coding sequence ATGACGCTCGAAGAATTCAACCACTATGGCTATTCTCGGCGAATCTTCCGCGAGACCCTCCGTGACGTCTCCATCAACAACTTCAACGCGGGATATCACCTGAACACGTGGTTTCTCGCCATCATGGCTGCACTGACTCTCTTCTCGGGCATTGGCGTCTTCCCCACCGCGTTCTTCCCCGTATACGCATTCTTCGCCGCGCTGTCGGTCGTCTGCGAAGTTGCGTCGTTGCGCATCAGAAAATTCGACCTCGAGACAATGGGCGACGACGGCAACCGGATCATTCGTACGCTTTCCCACGGCATCATGACAAACCTGCTCGCCTTCGGCGTAGCGGCCAGCGTGGTCGACCCCGCCATGGTGGCGACCAGCTTCTTGGTCATCATGGTCATCGTAGCCATCGTGTTCATGGAAACCATGGTCATCATGAGCTTTCGACTTGCGCTATTCGGCAGCATCCTGGTCATTTCTTCGTTCGTTACCAAGGAGCCCGTATTTGCCGCGGGAGACGCCGTAAACGTCATCATCTTCCTAGCAGGCGCGCTCATTCTGCACTTCATGTTCCAACGCGAGAAAATGGAGCGATTCATAACGGCACGCATGCTCGAGGAAAGTCGCAGAGAGCTCAAAGTGCAATCTACGTTCGACTCGCTTACGGGGATGCTCAACCGGCCCGCATTCTACGAGCTCGCAAGCAGCATCCTTCGTGACGCGCAGAACGAACGAGTGGCTTTCCTTGCCTTCGACCTGGACGATTTCAAAAACGTCAACGACAGCTTCGGGCACAAACGCGGAGACGCAACGCTCGCCGCCGTGAGCGCCGCCTTCCGCGAGGAAATTGGCATGAACGAAGAATCATGGGACTTCATGAACCAGACGCTCAACGACGGCAGCAACTTCGCGGCACGCCTGGGCGGAGACGAGTTCATCATCGCCGCACGTGGCCTGTCCAATGAAAACGCTGCGCACGAAATGGCGCAGCGCATCATCGATCGAATTGGGCTCATTTGCGTCGACTGGGAGTCGGGTCTGTACGTGAGCGCGTCGGTGGGAATCGCCATGTCGCTCGGCGGACGGCCCACCACCGTCGACGAGCTATGCCAACTTGCCGACGAACGGCTCTACAAGGACAAGCGAAACAACTTACGCTAG
- a CDS encoding solute carrier family 23 protein, whose product MAFMKRSYGGVQPYIPCGLLRIRLPFIHFKISPPEIVTGLMNACTSYGALAVLITTLGLDPEVAWALVVFETMMYTLNWLLGEPSICGWITPAMAIVIVYLEGFDPGVVRLQALTAVQLELAAMFIFLGLTGLSKKLNTLVPPGVKAGIVLGAGVNAVYARLQQGGAVDTVTVGCMAGLIVVFFLMFSQRIRSRMEKNRVLQVLGNYSFLWAVLVMFIAGGISGEFNYNFSGQIFKVPDFGALFMAVSPFFIGWAAPTIWISSLPIALIAWVIAYGDFITVQQLGMQAQREDEYIEFDTNRTNVICGIRNLVLALFAPYPALAGPLSAPYCVATYQRYKVSGRQGMDSIYDGSGTNLIFTVIGLFIYPLYEAAAAAAGAMLVVVLCIQGFVCTQICFDLANDKLDQGVAGMMAGFILARGGGVGLVAGIALYLLLASNSKIREDYRGNKEKQRLEDEETARQIAALEERRRRFQAGEQQEEPSARE is encoded by the coding sequence ATGGCTTTTATGAAGCGTTCGTATGGCGGTGTACAGCCTTATATCCCTTGCGGTTTACTGCGCATCAGGCTCCCGTTCATTCATTTCAAGATTTCACCTCCCGAAATCGTTACGGGTCTCATGAACGCGTGCACCAGCTATGGCGCGCTTGCCGTTCTCATCACCACGTTGGGCCTCGACCCGGAAGTCGCTTGGGCGCTCGTGGTGTTCGAGACCATGATGTATACGCTGAATTGGCTGCTGGGCGAACCGTCCATCTGCGGCTGGATTACGCCCGCCATGGCTATCGTCATTGTGTACCTCGAAGGGTTCGATCCGGGCGTCGTGCGATTGCAGGCGCTTACTGCCGTTCAATTGGAATTGGCCGCGATGTTCATATTCTTGGGCCTCACGGGGCTTTCGAAGAAGCTAAACACCCTGGTTCCGCCAGGGGTCAAGGCGGGCATCGTGTTGGGCGCTGGCGTCAACGCCGTGTATGCGCGCCTTCAGCAGGGTGGCGCCGTAGACACCGTTACCGTGGGCTGCATGGCCGGTCTCATCGTCGTGTTCTTCCTGATGTTCAGCCAGCGCATCCGTAGCCGCATGGAGAAGAACCGCGTGCTGCAGGTGCTGGGCAACTACAGCTTCCTGTGGGCCGTCTTGGTCATGTTCATTGCGGGTGGCATCTCCGGCGAGTTCAATTACAACTTCAGCGGGCAAATCTTCAAGGTGCCCGACTTCGGCGCCCTGTTCATGGCGGTTTCCCCGTTCTTCATTGGCTGGGCGGCTCCCACTATTTGGATCTCCAGCCTGCCCATCGCGCTCATCGCGTGGGTCATTGCCTATGGTGACTTCATCACCGTGCAGCAGCTGGGCATGCAGGCGCAGCGCGAAGACGAGTATATCGAGTTTGATACCAACCGCACCAATGTCATCTGTGGTATTCGTAATCTGGTGCTGGCCCTGTTCGCTCCGTACCCCGCACTTGCCGGCCCGCTTTCCGCTCCGTATTGCGTTGCCACGTACCAGCGCTACAAGGTTTCGGGTCGCCAGGGTATGGACAGCATCTACGACGGGTCGGGCACGAACCTCATCTTCACCGTCATTGGCCTGTTCATTTATCCGCTGTACGAAGCCGCTGCCGCGGCGGCGGGCGCTATGCTCGTGGTGGTGCTGTGCATCCAGGGCTTCGTATGCACGCAAATCTGCTTCGATTTGGCCAACGACAAGCTCGACCAGGGCGTGGCGGGCATGATGGCCGGCTTCATCCTAGCCCGCGGTGGCGGCGTCGGCTTGGTGGCTGGCATTGCGTTGTACCTTCTGCTTGCGAGCAATTCCAAGATTCGCGAGGACTATCGCGGCAACAAGGAAAAGCAACGCTTGGAGGACGAGGAAACGGCACGTCAGATTGCTGCGCTCGAAGAGCGAAGGCGGCGATTCCAAGCGGGCGAGCAGCAAGAGGAACCAAGCGCTCGCGAGTAG
- a CDS encoding uracil-xanthine permease family protein — MAEDKTIIPTMGAKDSEDAVYDARTLGAPKMTVFGLQHMFAMFGATILVPTLTGLSVSATLLFAGLGTLLFHLLTRGKVPAFLGSSFAFIAGYAAIAPAGEPELLPYACLGVACAGLLYLVLSALFKVFGAARVMRFFPPVVTGPIVISIGLTLASSAIANCSTNWLVAVVAIIVVIACNIWGRGMIRIIPILLAVIVSYIFAAILGEVDFTPVADAAWFGLPVLYDNTVFSLFTNGMDSGLAITAVITIMPLAFATMIEHIGDISAISSTCNRNYIANPGLHRTLLGDGLATILASLFGAPANTTYGENTGVLALTKVFDPRVVRLAALFAIVFSFCPKFAAVIEVMPACVIGGISLILYGMISAVGIRNLVEAHVDFTLSRNVIVTALIIVLSVGIAYSTAGAIVIPAGSITISLSGLAIGSLVGIVVNMVLPGKETVYGIDGTKVQGHVENAAVADDLPLEGPTVEEVKNVAEHMTR, encoded by the coding sequence GTGGCGGAAGATAAGACGATTATTCCCACGATGGGAGCGAAGGATAGCGAGGATGCGGTATACGACGCCCGCACTCTTGGCGCTCCCAAGATGACCGTGTTCGGCTTGCAGCACATGTTCGCCATGTTCGGCGCGACTATTCTGGTCCCCACGCTCACGGGTCTCTCCGTTTCCGCAACGCTGTTGTTCGCCGGTTTGGGTACGCTGCTGTTCCACCTGCTCACGCGTGGTAAGGTGCCCGCGTTTCTGGGTTCCTCGTTCGCGTTCATTGCCGGCTATGCGGCCATTGCCCCTGCAGGGGAACCCGAGCTGCTGCCGTACGCCTGCCTGGGCGTTGCGTGCGCCGGCCTGCTCTACCTGGTGCTTTCCGCGCTGTTCAAGGTGTTTGGCGCCGCGCGCGTCATGCGCTTCTTCCCGCCGGTGGTAACGGGCCCCATCGTTATCTCCATCGGGCTTACGCTTGCGTCTTCGGCCATCGCCAACTGCTCCACGAACTGGCTCGTTGCCGTGGTGGCCATCATTGTGGTCATCGCCTGCAACATCTGGGGCCGCGGCATGATCCGCATCATCCCCATCCTGCTGGCCGTTATCGTGTCCTATATCTTCGCCGCCATCCTGGGCGAGGTCGACTTCACTCCCGTTGCCGACGCTGCGTGGTTCGGCCTGCCCGTGCTGTATGACAACACGGTGTTCTCCCTGTTCACCAATGGCATGGATTCCGGCCTTGCCATCACCGCCGTCATCACGATCATGCCTCTGGCCTTCGCCACGATGATTGAGCACATCGGCGACATCTCGGCCATTAGCTCTACCTGCAATCGTAACTACATCGCCAACCCCGGCCTGCACCGTACGCTGCTGGGCGATGGCCTTGCTACCATTCTGGCGTCGCTGTTTGGTGCTCCGGCCAACACCACGTATGGCGAGAACACGGGCGTTCTGGCGCTCACGAAGGTGTTCGACCCGCGCGTCGTTCGCCTAGCTGCTCTGTTTGCGATCGTCTTCTCGTTCTGCCCGAAGTTTGCTGCGGTTATCGAGGTCATGCCCGCGTGCGTCATCGGCGGCATTTCGCTCATTCTGTACGGCATGATTTCCGCTGTGGGCATTCGCAACCTGGTGGAAGCCCATGTCGACTTCACGCTGAGCCGCAACGTCATCGTGACCGCCCTCATCATCGTGCTGTCCGTGGGCATCGCCTACAGCACGGCGGGTGCCATCGTCATTCCCGCGGGCTCTATTACCATTTCGCTTTCCGGTCTGGCCATTGGCTCGCTCGTGGGCATCGTGGTGAACATGGTCCTGCCCGGCAAGGAAACGGTGTACGGCATCGACGGTACGAAGGTGCAGGGGCATGTGGAAAATGCTGCCGTAGCCGATGACCTGCCGCTTGAGGGCCCCACGGTCGAGGAGGTCAAGAACGTCGCGGAGCATATGACGCGCTAG
- a CDS encoding helix-turn-helix domain-containing protein, whose product MAAEEQAHSNKPYVFEHFRLGYVGFAIPWAWVFELAHRRTSASFSYDNAAVLFLMLAAGMLFFVALRKLSKGGVEKLLHWPMAILAAISIVLISLPHLGVTVIPDVVGFAVAGVAGAFMYLSWVPFYSSVDLRSAVACAFASMVVSSVLKFALDVMPLLLGNVCLIALPLCLPYLLNQASANMPPKDTPLIYFGSARQSFPYLVLLGVAVCAFVIGVAPAVSPNAVTEPVALYSFAQQSISVLAALAVLWWVFAYRGKLHFTNTWRAIVIIVSTALLFLPNIDSELAGWALVLVGVAQAILVAVLWCMLADVAHHSSANRFTVFGFAWVCYALPLALGRLAGGVLANLDNVVFVIALLSYALTVTGILSLNERNFIESQIFRDLDMPETGHSMYASIDEGCEHLGARYKLTGREVEVLKLLCKGRSKSYIAETLVISENTVRSHARHIYRKLDVHSKQDVMDMISEKRN is encoded by the coding sequence GTGGCGGCAGAAGAACAGGCTCATTCGAATAAGCCGTACGTATTCGAACATTTCAGGCTCGGTTATGTCGGTTTTGCCATTCCCTGGGCTTGGGTTTTCGAACTAGCTCATCGCCGTACGTCTGCTTCCTTTTCGTACGATAACGCGGCCGTTCTCTTCCTTATGCTCGCTGCGGGCATGCTCTTCTTCGTTGCGCTGCGCAAGCTTTCGAAGGGCGGCGTCGAAAAACTCCTTCACTGGCCCATGGCCATTCTGGCGGCCATTTCCATCGTGCTTATCAGCTTGCCCCATCTGGGCGTAACCGTTATTCCCGATGTCGTGGGGTTTGCCGTAGCTGGCGTCGCCGGTGCGTTTATGTATCTGTCTTGGGTGCCGTTCTACTCGAGCGTCGACTTGCGCTCTGCCGTGGCCTGCGCGTTTGCCTCCATGGTCGTTTCTTCGGTGCTGAAGTTCGCACTCGATGTCATGCCGCTGCTTCTTGGCAATGTGTGCCTTATCGCGTTGCCGTTGTGCTTGCCCTACCTTCTGAATCAGGCTTCTGCCAATATGCCGCCGAAGGATACGCCGCTCATCTACTTTGGTTCCGCGCGTCAGTCGTTCCCGTATTTGGTGCTTCTTGGCGTGGCCGTGTGCGCGTTCGTCATTGGCGTGGCGCCCGCCGTTTCGCCCAATGCGGTAACCGAGCCGGTTGCGCTGTATTCCTTTGCGCAGCAATCCATTAGCGTTCTTGCGGCCTTGGCTGTCCTGTGGTGGGTGTTCGCCTATCGCGGCAAGTTGCATTTCACCAATACGTGGCGCGCCATCGTCATCATCGTATCCACGGCGCTGCTGTTCCTGCCCAACATCGATTCCGAGCTTGCGGGTTGGGCGCTCGTGCTCGTAGGCGTGGCGCAGGCCATTCTGGTGGCAGTGCTCTGGTGCATGCTTGCCGACGTGGCCCATCATAGCTCCGCAAATCGCTTCACCGTTTTCGGCTTCGCGTGGGTTTGCTATGCGCTTCCTCTTGCGTTGGGGCGCCTGGCTGGCGGGGTGCTTGCGAATCTCGATAACGTGGTGTTCGTTATCGCACTGCTGTCGTACGCCCTTACCGTTACGGGCATCCTGTCGCTCAACGAGCGCAACTTCATCGAAAGCCAGATCTTCCGCGATCTCGATATGCCGGAAACGGGTCATTCCATGTATGCCAGCATCGACGAGGGCTGCGAGCATCTTGGCGCCCGATACAAGCTTACGGGTAGGGAAGTGGAAGTGCTCAAGCTGCTGTGCAAGGGCCGTTCGAAGAGCTATATCGCCGAAACGCTCGTTATTTCCGAGAACACGGTGCGCAGCCATGCGCGTCATATCTATCGTAAGCTCGACGTCCATAGCAAGCAGGACGTCATGGACATGATTTCCGAGAAGAGAAACTAG
- a CDS encoding L,D-transpeptidase family protein yields MGKHAAAPQSPQDASQTQQIPPVQQAQPGAFNSAFQAAGVSDPKVGKGFNKRLAMRVGIVIAAVLLVVYIAGAFFFSGHFFPNTTLGSQDISLKSTSDVAEVATDIGSDYSVTVTGDGLSFTVSSSQAGLEVDGQEVAEQSIADNNIWLWPIEVFRAHDESANLSSEYSESGLGDVVRQQVETFNATATDPVNASVQYSSASGQFEVTAEKAGTKLDVDAVILKVNDAVLDMSSSAVLGTSELVQPTVLSSNPALTTAADTANSYLTADIELVLGTTAIHAADIGANEISQWVVIGDDLAVSFDEEAMDAWVEELAASLNTVGTERTYTRPDGQTFTVSGGTYGWTIDDDAMVADVEDAIRNGLVGQLTVATTLEGYTYNGSGVQDWGAYADVDISEQHVRFYNEAGELVWEADCVTGKPDGSHDTPTGVWRVLNKKTNYTLTGDISVATGQPEYETKVSYWMPFTYSGCGFHDATWQSAFGGTRYKDGYGSHGCVNLSLSDAASLYDIIAVGNAVVVHE; encoded by the coding sequence ATGGGCAAGCACGCGGCAGCACCTCAGAGCCCGCAAGACGCTTCCCAGACACAGCAGATTCCTCCGGTTCAGCAAGCGCAGCCGGGTGCATTCAATTCCGCGTTCCAGGCGGCAGGTGTTTCCGATCCGAAAGTGGGCAAGGGCTTCAACAAGCGCCTTGCTATGAGGGTCGGCATCGTTATTGCTGCCGTGTTGCTGGTGGTCTACATTGCTGGCGCTTTCTTCTTCTCGGGGCATTTCTTCCCGAACACCACGCTTGGTTCTCAGGATATCTCCCTGAAGTCCACGTCGGACGTTGCCGAGGTTGCTACCGACATCGGAAGCGACTACTCCGTTACCGTTACGGGCGATGGCCTTTCGTTTACGGTGTCCTCTTCGCAGGCTGGCCTCGAAGTCGACGGCCAAGAGGTTGCCGAGCAGTCCATTGCCGATAACAACATCTGGCTGTGGCCCATCGAGGTCTTCCGCGCGCACGACGAAAGCGCCAACCTGTCTTCCGAGTACAGCGAGAGCGGTTTGGGCGATGTCGTTCGCCAGCAGGTGGAAACGTTCAACGCCACCGCTACCGACCCGGTGAACGCTTCGGTGCAGTATTCTTCGGCTTCGGGTCAGTTCGAGGTGACCGCCGAGAAGGCAGGCACGAAGCTCGACGTCGATGCCGTTATCCTGAAGGTCAACGATGCCGTGCTCGATATGTCGTCTTCGGCCGTGCTGGGCACGAGCGAGCTTGTGCAGCCCACCGTGCTTTCCAGCAACCCCGCGCTTACGACAGCTGCCGATACGGCGAACAGCTACCTTACGGCCGATATCGAGCTCGTTTTGGGCACCACGGCCATCCATGCCGCCGACATTGGCGCGAACGAGATTTCCCAATGGGTTGTCATTGGCGACGACCTTGCCGTCAGCTTCGACGAAGAGGCCATGGATGCCTGGGTCGAAGAGCTTGCCGCCAGCTTGAACACCGTGGGCACCGAGCGTACCTACACGCGTCCCGACGGTCAGACGTTCACCGTTTCGGGTGGTACGTACGGTTGGACGATCGACGATGACGCCATGGTCGCCGACGTCGAGGATGCCATTCGCAATGGTCTGGTGGGGCAGCTTACCGTTGCCACCACGCTCGAGGGCTACACCTACAATGGCTCGGGCGTGCAGGACTGGGGCGCATATGCCGATGTCGATATCTCCGAGCAGCACGTTCGCTTCTATAACGAAGCAGGCGAGCTCGTGTGGGAGGCCGATTGCGTTACCGGCAAGCCCGACGGCAGCCACGACACCCCCACGGGCGTATGGCGCGTGCTGAACAAGAAGACGAATTACACGCTTACGGGCGATATCTCGGTGGCTACGGGCCAGCCGGAGTACGAGACCAAGGTGTCGTACTGGATGCCCTTCACGTATTCGGGCTGTGGCTTCCATGACGCCACGTGGCAGTCTGCCTTTGGCGGTACGCGCTACAAGGATGGCTATGGCTCCCATGGCTGCGTGAACCTGTCGCTTTCCGATGCGGCGTCCCTGTACGACATCATCGCCGTCGGCAATGCCGTAGTGGTTCACGAGTAG